From Staphylococcus delphini, one genomic window encodes:
- the lysS gene encoding lysine--tRNA ligase, which produces MTEELNDQMQVRRQKLQELRDLGIDPFGEKFERTGTAETLKAQWDQYAKEELAEKEAESHTVIAGRIMTKRGKGKAGFAHIQDLSGQIQIYVRKDQVGDEQFNIWNTADLGDIVGVEGIMFKTNTGELSVKAKSFKLLSKALRPLPDKHHGLQDIEQRYRQRYLDLITNEESTQTFINRSRILQEMRNYLNEKGFLEVETPMMHQIAGGAAAKPFVTHHNALDATLYMRIAIELHLKRLIVGGLEKVYEIGRVFRNEGVSTRHNPEFTMIELYEAYADYKDIMSLTEELVAHIARRVLGTTSVQYGDETIHLEPQWRRLHMVDAVKEATGVDFYEVKSDEEAHELAKVHGIEVDDNMKYGHILNEFFEQKVEETLIQPTFIYGHPIEISPLAKKNPEDSRFTDRFELFIVGREHANAFTELNDPIDQRQRFEAQLVEKEQGNDEAHEMDEDFIEALEYGMPPTGGLGIGIDRLVMLLTNSPSIRDVLLFPYMRQK; this is translated from the coding sequence ATGACAGAAGAATTGAATGACCAAATGCAGGTCCGTCGACAAAAATTACAAGAATTAAGAGACTTAGGGATTGATCCATTCGGTGAGAAGTTTGAGCGTACTGGAACTGCGGAAACGTTAAAAGCACAATGGGATCAATACGCTAAAGAAGAACTTGCTGAAAAAGAAGCGGAAAGTCATACAGTAATTGCAGGTCGTATTATGACGAAACGTGGTAAAGGTAAAGCAGGATTTGCACATATTCAAGACTTATCCGGTCAAATTCAAATTTATGTACGTAAAGACCAAGTCGGTGATGAACAATTTAATATTTGGAACACTGCAGATTTAGGTGATATTGTCGGCGTTGAAGGTATTATGTTTAAAACAAATACTGGTGAATTATCAGTAAAAGCGAAGTCATTCAAACTTTTATCTAAAGCGTTACGTCCACTACCAGACAAACATCACGGTTTACAAGATATCGAACAACGTTACCGTCAGCGTTATCTTGACTTAATTACCAACGAAGAAAGCACGCAAACGTTTATTAATCGTAGCCGTATTCTTCAAGAAATGCGTAATTACCTTAATGAAAAAGGCTTTTTAGAAGTGGAAACACCAATGATGCATCAAATCGCAGGGGGGGCTGCAGCGAAACCATTCGTGACACACCACAACGCATTAGATGCAACACTTTACATGCGTATTGCGATCGAACTTCACCTTAAACGTCTAATCGTAGGTGGCTTGGAGAAAGTATATGAAATCGGACGCGTATTCCGTAACGAAGGTGTTTCTACACGCCATAACCCAGAATTTACAATGATTGAATTGTATGAAGCGTATGCAGACTACAAAGATATTATGTCATTAACTGAAGAGTTAGTTGCACATATCGCTCGTCGCGTATTAGGTACAACTTCAGTTCAGTACGGTGATGAAACAATTCATTTAGAACCACAATGGCGTAGATTACACATGGTTGATGCCGTTAAAGAAGCAACAGGTGTAGACTTTTATGAAGTGAAATCAGACGAAGAAGCACACGAATTAGCGAAAGTGCATGGCATTGAAGTAGATGACAATATGAAGTACGGTCACATCTTAAATGAATTTTTCGAACAAAAAGTAGAAGAAACTTTAATTCAACCGACATTCATTTACGGTCATCCAATTGAAATCTCTCCTTTAGCTAAGAAAAACCCTGAAGATTCACGCTTCACTGATCGTTTTGAGTTGTTCATTGTAGGTCGTGAACATGCGAATGCGTTTACAGAATTAAACGACCCAATCGATCAACGTCAGCGCTTTGAAGCACAATTAGTAGAAAAAGAACAAGGTAACGACGAAGCGCATGAAATGGATGAAGATTTCATTGAAGCGTTAGAATACGGTATGCCGCCAACAGGTGGATTAGGTATCGGTATTGACCGCCTTGTGATGTTGTTAACGAATTCTCCATCTATTCGTGACGTGTTATTATTCCCATATATGCGTCAAAAATAA
- the dusB gene encoding tRNA dihydrouridine synthase DusB: protein MWKIGDVEIENRVVLAPMAGVCNSAFRLTVKEFGAGLVCAEMVSDKAILFNNPKTMKMLYIDENERPLSLQIFGGEKETLVEAAEYVDKNTTADIIDINMGCPVSKIIKCEAGARWLLDPNKIYEMVSAVTERVSKPVTCKMRIGWDEDHIFAVENAKAAERAGAAAISLHGRTRVQMYEGKADWDIIRQVKEAVNIPVIGNGDVTSPELAEKMLKETGVDAVMIGREALGNPWMIYRTVHYLETGELIDEPQIDEKIEIALLHLNRLVDLKGEKVGVMEMRKHASWYLKGVRGNGKARKALNQAETLAEMTEILTEFRDEQMEKQKIEA, encoded by the coding sequence ATGTGGAAAATTGGCGACGTTGAAATTGAAAACAGAGTCGTTCTCGCACCTATGGCAGGTGTGTGTAACTCGGCGTTTCGACTCACTGTAAAAGAATTCGGTGCCGGGCTAGTGTGCGCAGAAATGGTGAGCGACAAAGCGATTTTGTTTAACAATCCAAAAACGATGAAAATGTTATACATCGATGAAAATGAACGTCCATTATCGTTACAAATTTTTGGTGGTGAAAAAGAAACATTAGTTGAAGCTGCCGAATATGTAGATAAAAATACAACAGCTGACATTATTGATATTAATATGGGCTGTCCAGTATCAAAAATTATTAAATGTGAAGCGGGTGCACGTTGGTTGTTAGATCCGAACAAAATTTATGAAATGGTGTCGGCGGTAACAGAACGCGTGAGCAAACCTGTGACATGTAAAATGCGTATCGGCTGGGATGAGGACCATATCTTCGCAGTTGAAAATGCAAAAGCTGCTGAACGTGCGGGTGCTGCGGCGATTTCGCTACATGGTCGCACACGTGTTCAAATGTACGAAGGCAAGGCGGATTGGGATATTATTCGTCAAGTGAAAGAAGCGGTGAACATTCCGGTCATCGGTAATGGTGATGTTACGAGTCCAGAACTTGCTGAAAAAATGCTGAAAGAAACAGGCGTGGATGCAGTTATGATCGGACGAGAAGCATTAGGCAATCCATGGATGATTTATCGTACGGTGCATTATTTAGAAACAGGCGAGTTAATTGACGAGCCTCAAATCGACGAAAAAATTGAGATTGCTTTATTACACTTGAATCGTCTCGTTGATTTAAAAGGTGAAAAAGTGGGCGTTATGGAAATGCGCAAACACGCGTCATGGTACCTTAAAGGTGTCCGAGGCAATGGCAAAGCGCGTAAAGCATTAAACCAGGCAGAAACATTAGCCGAAATGACTGAGATTTTAACAGAATTCCGTGATGAACAAATGGAAAAACAAAAAATAGAGGCATAA
- the folK gene encoding 2-amino-4-hydroxy-6-hydroxymethyldihydropteridine diphosphokinase, whose product MIDAYLGLGSNMGDREAQLKAAIDLLDAHDKINVVAISSIYETKPVGYTEQPDFLNLCLHIQTQLSAQDLLKVALETEAELHRVRKVRWGPRTMDIDILLYGDEIIEEDDLTVPHPRMTERAFVMVPLNDIASNVIEPHSGQKIQQIVPHDDTVVKYKAIL is encoded by the coding sequence ATGATTGATGCGTATTTAGGTTTAGGCAGTAACATGGGTGACCGAGAAGCACAGTTAAAAGCAGCGATTGATTTATTAGATGCCCATGACAAGATTAATGTTGTTGCGATTTCATCTATTTATGAAACGAAGCCGGTCGGATATACAGAACAACCTGATTTTTTGAATTTATGCTTACACATTCAAACACAACTTTCTGCACAAGACTTGTTAAAGGTCGCTTTAGAAACTGAGGCAGAGTTACATCGTGTACGTAAAGTGCGATGGGGCCCACGTACAATGGATATTGATATTTTATTGTATGGCGATGAAATCATTGAAGAAGATGATTTAACGGTGCCGCATCCGCGTATGACTGAACGTGCTTTTGTGATGGTACCGTTAAATGATATAGCTTCCAATGTCATCGAACCGCATTCGGGCCAAAAAATTCAACAGATCGTACCTCATGATGATACAGTAGTGAAATATAAAGCAATATTGTGA
- the folB gene encoding dihydroneopterin aldolase, translating into MEDKIFLQGLEFYAYHGALPAENEIGQIFTVDVEMKVDLSVAGASDRVEDTVHYGEVYEDIKAIMHDSAVQLIEHLAERIALRINSHYNRVMETKVRITKKNPPIPGYYQGVGVEIVRANHHD; encoded by the coding sequence ATGGAAGATAAAATATTTTTACAAGGACTTGAATTTTATGCGTATCATGGCGCGCTCCCTGCAGAAAATGAAATTGGTCAAATTTTTACCGTTGATGTTGAAATGAAAGTAGATTTAAGTGTAGCGGGTGCGTCTGATCGCGTGGAAGATACTGTCCATTACGGCGAAGTATATGAAGACATTAAAGCCATTATGCATGATTCCGCAGTGCAATTAATTGAACATCTTGCGGAACGTATTGCATTACGTATAAATTCACACTATAATCGTGTAATGGAAACGAAAGTTAGAATCACTAAAAAAAATCCACCTATTCCTGGTTATTATCAAGGTGTCGGTGTAGAAATTGTGAGGGCGAATCACCATGATTGA
- the folP gene encoding dihydropteroate synthase: MPQTQIMGILNVTPDSFSDGGRFNEVDRAVEHATKMVEQGAHIIDVGGVSTRPGHEKVTVEEELARVIPVVKALQHLDVTISVDTFRSEVAEAALEAGATMINDQWAGLYDTRMFQVVAKYDAELILMHNGDGKRDVPVMDEMLVMLLKQANKAVLAGIDRDRIWLDPGIGFAKTREEEQEVMSRLDELVATGYKVLLATSRKRLIKFLLGDDNQVDERDEATAATTAYGIMKGVHGVRVHNVLMNARLAKTMDALKGYEDGR, from the coding sequence ATGCCACAAACACAAATTATGGGTATTTTAAATGTCACACCGGATTCGTTTTCTGATGGTGGACGCTTTAATGAAGTTGATCGCGCAGTTGAACATGCAACAAAGATGGTCGAACAAGGCGCGCATATCATTGATGTAGGGGGCGTATCCACACGTCCGGGTCACGAGAAAGTCACAGTGGAGGAAGAACTTGCACGTGTCATTCCGGTCGTTAAAGCTTTACAACATTTGGACGTCACTATTTCAGTCGATACATTTCGAAGTGAAGTTGCGGAAGCGGCACTTGAAGCGGGCGCTACAATGATTAATGATCAGTGGGCAGGGCTCTATGATACACGCATGTTTCAAGTGGTTGCGAAATACGACGCAGAACTTATTTTAATGCATAATGGTGATGGCAAGCGGGACGTACCAGTTATGGACGAAATGCTTGTCATGTTATTAAAGCAAGCAAATAAAGCGGTGCTCGCCGGGATTGACCGTGACCGTATTTGGCTTGATCCGGGCATTGGATTTGCGAAAACGCGTGAAGAAGAACAAGAAGTGATGTCACGCTTAGATGAACTTGTGGCAACAGGTTATAAAGTTTTGTTAGCGACGAGTCGAAAACGTTTGATTAAATTTTTACTCGGTGACGACAATCAAGTTGATGAGCGTGATGAAGCGACGGCAGCCACGACAGCTTACGGTATTATGAAAGGTGTACATGGCGTCCGCGTACATAATGTTTTAATGAATGCGCGATTAGCCAAAACGATGGATGCGTTGAAAGGATATGAAGATGGAAGATAA
- the cysK gene encoding cysteine synthase A: MVRKPVDNITDIIGQTPVVKLRHQAGEDAADIYVKLEYQNPGGSVKDRIALAMIEQAEKEGKIKPGDTIVEPTSGNTGIGLAFVCAAKGYKAVFTMPETMSMERRNLLKAYGAELVLTPGAEAMKGAIKKAKELKETHGYFEPQQFENPANPRVHELTTGPELVEQFEGRTIDAFLAGVGTGGTLSGAGKVLKEKYPDIQIVAIEPEDSPVLSGGEPGPHKLQGLGAGFVPGTLNTEIYDEIIKVGNEVAMETSRRVAKEEGILGGISSGAAIYAAIQKAKELGKGKTVVTVLPSNGERYLSTPLYNFE; the protein is encoded by the coding sequence ATGGTCAGAAAACCAGTAGATAATATTACAGACATTATTGGTCAAACACCTGTTGTTAAGTTACGTCATCAAGCAGGTGAAGATGCTGCGGACATTTATGTAAAATTAGAATATCAAAATCCAGGCGGTTCTGTGAAAGACCGTATTGCCTTAGCGATGATTGAACAAGCAGAAAAAGAAGGCAAAATTAAGCCGGGTGACACAATTGTCGAACCTACTTCAGGCAACACAGGTATCGGTTTAGCATTTGTATGTGCGGCAAAAGGTTATAAAGCCGTTTTCACAATGCCTGAAACAATGAGTATGGAACGTCGTAACTTATTAAAAGCTTACGGTGCAGAACTCGTATTGACACCAGGTGCTGAAGCGATGAAAGGTGCAATTAAAAAAGCGAAAGAGCTTAAAGAGACACATGGCTATTTTGAACCACAACAATTCGAAAACCCAGCTAACCCAAGAGTGCATGAATTAACAACAGGTCCAGAACTTGTCGAACAATTTGAAGGTCGTACCATCGACGCCTTTTTAGCAGGTGTAGGTACGGGTGGTACATTGTCAGGTGCTGGTAAAGTGTTAAAAGAAAAATATCCAGACATTCAAATCGTTGCCATCGAACCTGAAGACTCACCAGTATTAAGTGGTGGCGAACCAGGACCTCATAAATTACAAGGTTTAGGTGCGGGCTTTGTACCAGGTACATTAAACACAGAAATTTATGATGAAATTATTAAAGTCGGTAATGAAGTAGCGATGGAAACATCTCGTCGTGTTGCTAAAGAAGAAGGTATCTTAGGTGGTATTTCTTCAGGTGCGGCCATTTATGCGGCGATTCAAAAAGCGAAAGAATTAGGTAAAGGTAAGACAGTTGTAACGGTATTGCCAAGTAATGGTGAGCGTTACCTTTCTACACCACTTTATAATTTTGAATAA
- the hslO gene encoding Hsp33 family molecular chaperone HslO: MTHDYLVKALAFNGEIRAYSVNATETIQEAQKRHYTWPTASAALGRTMTASLMMGAMLKGDQKLTVTVDGDGPIGKIIADADAKGKVRGYVTNPQTHFPLNEQGKLDVRRAVGTTGAINVVKDVGMRDYYTGSSPIISGELGEDFTYYFANSEQVPSSVGVGVLVNPDNSIKAAGGFILQVMPGAKDETIDRLEAAINTMKPVSTLIDEGLTPEEMLETILGKDNVTILESMPTEFECNCSHDKFLNAIKGLGQAEIEDMIAKDHGAEAECHFCRSRYAFSEDELKALLAEMPS, encoded by the coding sequence ATGACACATGACTATTTAGTAAAAGCGTTGGCCTTTAACGGAGAAATCCGCGCATATAGTGTCAACGCAACGGAAACAATTCAAGAAGCACAAAAGCGTCATTATACATGGCCCACTGCATCTGCAGCTTTAGGTCGAACAATGACAGCAAGCTTAATGATGGGTGCCATGTTAAAAGGCGACCAAAAATTAACAGTAACGGTAGACGGCGATGGCCCAATCGGTAAAATTATTGCTGATGCAGATGCGAAAGGGAAAGTAAGAGGCTATGTGACGAACCCTCAAACGCACTTCCCACTCAATGAACAAGGCAAATTAGATGTGCGTCGTGCAGTCGGGACAACGGGCGCAATCAATGTCGTAAAAGATGTGGGCATGCGTGATTATTACACAGGTAGTAGCCCTATCATTTCAGGTGAACTCGGTGAAGACTTCACATATTATTTTGCGAACAGTGAACAAGTTCCTTCATCAGTCGGTGTCGGTGTACTTGTTAACCCAGATAACTCTATCAAAGCAGCGGGTGGATTTATCCTTCAAGTCATGCCGGGTGCCAAAGATGAAACTATCGATCGTTTAGAAGCAGCGATTAACACGATGAAACCTGTATCAACATTAATTGATGAAGGTTTAACACCGGAAGAAATGTTAGAAACGATATTAGGTAAAGACAATGTGACAATTTTAGAAAGTATGCCGACTGAATTTGAATGTAACTGTAGCCACGATAAATTTTTAAATGCGATCAAAGGTTTAGGTCAAGCCGAAATTGAAGATATGATTGCAAAAGATCACGGTGCAGAAGCGGAATGTCATTTCTGTCGCTCACGCTATGCATTTTCAGAAGATGAATTGAAGGCGTTACTTGCTGAAATGCCATCTTAA
- the ftsH gene encoding ATP-dependent zinc metalloprotease FtsH gives MQKAFRNVLFIAIVGVVIFGLFSWINGNGNVPKELTYTQFIQKLDNGELKSLEIQPENNVYKVSGKLKNNDDYASTILFNNDQELNKVTETAKDQKGLDFTVKEEEGQSVFVSIISTLIPVLVIALLFIFFLSQAQGGGGGGRMMNFGKSKAKMYDSQKGRVRFTDVAGADEEKQELIEIVDFLKDNKKFKQMGSRIPKGVLLVGPPGTGKTLLARAVAGEAGVPFFSISGSDFVEMFVGVGASRVRDLFENAKKNAPCIIFIDEIDAVGRQRGAGVGGGHDEREQTLNQLLVEMDGFGENEGIIMIAATNRPDILDPALLRPGRFDRQIQVGRPDVTGREAILHVHAKNKPLDETVDLKAIAQRTPGFSGADLENLLNEASLVAARSGKKKIDMRDIEEATDRVIAGPAKKSRVISEKERNIVAHHEAGHTIIGMVLDEAEVVHKVTIVPRGQAGGYAMMLPKQDRFLMTEPELLDKICGLLGGRVAEDIIFNEVSTGASNDFERATQIAREMVTKYGMSKKLGTVQFSHGGGQVFLGKDMSGEPEYSGQIAFEIDKEVQRIIKEQYERCKQILLEHESQLKLIAKTLLTEETLVAEQIQSLFHEGHLPEVNYDDAKVVNHSENKAFDEGKYGKSYEDIRREQEELTEHANRGQSERRNEDETTNETESKDSEDTQQNDNGDKTGYEQEPNIDRPGNDQPPRQ, from the coding sequence ATGCAGAAAGCTTTTCGTAATGTGCTGTTTATAGCCATTGTCGGCGTTGTTATCTTTGGGCTATTTTCATGGATTAACGGCAATGGAAATGTACCTAAAGAGTTAACGTACACGCAATTTATTCAAAAGTTGGATAATGGAGAACTAAAATCTTTAGAAATTCAACCAGAAAATAACGTTTATAAAGTGAGCGGTAAGTTAAAAAATAATGACGATTATGCCTCAACAATTTTGTTTAATAATGATCAAGAATTGAATAAAGTTACTGAAACAGCCAAAGACCAAAAAGGATTAGATTTTACTGTTAAAGAAGAAGAAGGACAGAGTGTATTTGTAAGTATTATTTCTACATTAATTCCTGTTTTAGTGATTGCTTTACTCTTTATTTTCTTCCTTAGCCAAGCACAAGGCGGCGGTGGTGGCGGTCGTATGATGAACTTTGGTAAGTCCAAAGCGAAAATGTACGACAGTCAAAAAGGCCGTGTACGTTTCACAGATGTTGCCGGAGCAGATGAAGAGAAACAAGAACTCATTGAAATTGTTGACTTCTTGAAAGATAATAAGAAATTCAAACAAATGGGTTCACGTATTCCGAAAGGGGTCTTATTAGTAGGGCCACCAGGTACAGGTAAAACATTGCTTGCACGTGCAGTAGCGGGTGAAGCAGGTGTACCGTTCTTCTCAATTAGTGGTTCGGACTTTGTTGAAATGTTTGTCGGTGTCGGTGCGAGCCGTGTCCGTGATTTATTCGAAAATGCGAAGAAAAATGCGCCGTGTATCATTTTTATAGATGAAATCGATGCAGTCGGTCGTCAACGTGGCGCAGGTGTTGGCGGTGGTCATGATGAACGTGAACAAACATTAAACCAACTTCTTGTAGAGATGGATGGTTTTGGTGAAAATGAAGGCATCATCATGATTGCAGCGACAAACCGTCCTGACATTTTAGATCCTGCGTTATTACGTCCGGGCCGTTTTGACCGTCAAATTCAAGTTGGACGTCCAGATGTGACAGGTCGTGAAGCAATTTTACATGTTCACGCTAAAAACAAACCTTTAGATGAAACAGTAGACCTTAAAGCGATTGCGCAACGTACACCGGGCTTTTCTGGTGCCGATTTAGAAAACTTACTCAACGAAGCGTCATTAGTTGCGGCGCGTAGTGGTAAGAAAAAAATCGATATGCGTGATATTGAAGAGGCTACAGACCGTGTCATTGCAGGTCCAGCTAAAAAATCACGTGTCATTTCTGAAAAAGAACGTAATATCGTTGCTCATCATGAAGCAGGACATACAATTATCGGTATGGTCCTTGACGAAGCTGAAGTGGTGCACAAAGTAACTATCGTCCCACGTGGTCAAGCGGGTGGTTACGCAATGATGTTACCGAAACAAGACCGCTTCTTAATGACTGAACCAGAATTGCTCGATAAGATTTGTGGTTTACTTGGTGGACGTGTCGCTGAAGATATTATCTTTAACGAAGTCTCAACAGGTGCGTCAAATGACTTTGAACGTGCGACACAAATTGCGCGTGAAATGGTGACGAAATACGGTATGAGTAAAAAACTGGGTACTGTACAATTCTCACATGGTGGCGGACAAGTCTTCTTAGGTAAAGACATGTCTGGTGAACCTGAATACTCAGGTCAAATCGCCTTTGAAATTGATAAAGAAGTTCAGCGTATCATTAAAGAACAATATGAACGTTGTAAACAAATCTTATTAGAACATGAATCACAATTGAAACTCATCGCGAAAACGTTATTAACTGAAGAAACATTGGTTGCAGAACAAATTCAATCATTATTCCACGAAGGCCATTTACCAGAAGTGAATTATGATGATGCAAAAGTCGTTAACCATTCTGAAAATAAAGCGTTTGACGAAGGGAAATATGGTAAGTCTTATGAGGATATTCGTCGCGAACAAGAAGAATTGACAGAACACGCAAACCGTGGTCAATCAGAACGTCGTAATGAAGACGAAACAACAAATGAGACTGAGTCAAAAGACAGTGAAGACACACAACAAAATGACAATGGCGATAAAACGGGTTATGAACAAGAACCAAACATTGATCGTCCAGGCAATGATCAACCGCCACGTCAATAA
- the hpt gene encoding hypoxanthine phosphoribosyltransferase, translated as MKNDVKEVLLTEGDIQEICRTLGETITADYQGKDLFCVGILKGSVLFMTDLIKHIDLPLAIDFMDVSSYHGGTESTGEVQILKDLSSSIENKDVLIIEDILETGTTLKSITELLQSRRVNSLEIVTLLDKPNRRKADIEAKYVGKKIPDEFVIGYGLDYQEKYRNLPYIGTLKPEVYAK; from the coding sequence ATGAAAAATGATGTAAAAGAAGTGTTATTAACGGAGGGTGACATTCAAGAGATTTGTCGCACATTAGGTGAAACAATCACAGCAGATTATCAAGGGAAAGATCTGTTTTGTGTCGGTATTTTAAAAGGATCAGTCTTATTCATGACAGACTTAATTAAGCATATCGACTTGCCACTTGCGATTGATTTTATGGATGTATCAAGTTATCACGGTGGTACAGAATCAACAGGTGAAGTACAAATTTTAAAAGACTTAAGTTCATCAATCGAAAATAAAGATGTATTAATCATTGAAGATATTCTTGAAACAGGTACGACATTAAAATCTATCACAGAATTATTACAATCTCGTCGCGTGAACTCATTAGAAATTGTGACATTACTTGATAAACCGAACCGTCGTAAAGCGGATATTGAAGCGAAATATGTCGGTAAAAAAATTCCTGATGAGTTTGTGATTGGCTATGGTTTAGACTATCAAGAAAAGTATCGTAACTTACCTTATATTGGTACACTAAAACCTGAAGTGTACGCAAAATAA
- the tilS gene encoding tRNA lysidine(34) synthetase TilS — MQQNWKATDHIVVAVSTGIDSMVLLHQLLYDETLTYCQLTCLHVHHGLREASEQEAAFIQHYCKQHDIPFYMKRLDLSDAVVEGRSIQNDAREMRYQWFDTMMHQLDADGLLTAHHEDDQVETIFYRLFTGKSTRSSLGMSAIEARNGYRLFRPLLNTPKHVIRAYQQQHDVPYFEDTSNASNTYVRNDIRNRILPQIDENAQLQSQQLLKLKAWHDEAFMLMQREVDDFIERFVTSNAHSFAVSRNAFNALTYHVKILTLDTLLQQFEEDTVTISERAYADWLQKLAGPVAQTQLMHTNQWHANIVYDKLVIMAPMQKSLDTYTLRVTEAGTYRFGRYDVQITDMMDLPGSELRIRARQPGDRIARHDGHHKKVSRLMIDAKVPAYLRTQIPIIETTHGDILAVGTLYIQQHYQDVIKIQFMGDDIHEK; from the coding sequence ATGCAACAAAACTGGAAAGCGACAGACCATATCGTCGTTGCGGTTTCGACAGGAATTGATAGTATGGTACTGTTGCATCAATTGCTATATGATGAGACATTAACGTATTGCCAATTAACTTGTTTGCACGTACATCATGGTTTGAGAGAGGCGTCAGAGCAAGAGGCAGCATTCATTCAACATTACTGCAAACAGCATGACATTCCGTTCTATATGAAGCGATTGGACTTGTCGGATGCGGTGGTAGAAGGGCGAAGTATTCAAAATGATGCAAGAGAGATGCGATATCAATGGTTTGATACGATGATGCACCAATTGGACGCGGACGGTTTGCTCACTGCGCACCACGAGGATGATCAAGTGGAAACGATTTTTTACCGGTTGTTTACTGGAAAAAGTACACGCAGTTCACTCGGCATGTCAGCCATTGAAGCGCGTAACGGATATCGTTTGTTCAGACCGTTGTTAAATACACCGAAGCATGTCATTCGAGCTTATCAACAGCAACACGATGTCCCTTATTTTGAAGATACGTCGAATGCGAGTAATACCTATGTCCGCAATGATATTCGCAATCGGATTTTGCCGCAAATTGACGAGAATGCGCAGTTACAGTCGCAACAATTGTTAAAACTTAAAGCGTGGCATGATGAAGCGTTCATGTTGATGCAACGTGAAGTGGACGACTTTATCGAGCGATTTGTGACATCAAACGCACATTCTTTTGCTGTATCAAGAAACGCTTTCAACGCCTTGACGTACCATGTTAAAATATTAACCTTAGATACTTTGTTGCAACAATTTGAGGAGGATACCGTTACGATAAGTGAGCGTGCGTATGCAGATTGGTTACAAAAATTAGCCGGTCCAGTCGCACAAACACAATTGATGCACACAAACCAATGGCATGCTAATATCGTGTATGATAAATTAGTAATAATGGCGCCAATGCAAAAAAGCTTAGATACATATACTTTACGGGTGACTGAAGCGGGAACGTATCGCTTTGGTCGTTATGACGTTCAGATCACTGACATGATGGACCTGCCCGGCTCTGAATTGCGCATTCGTGCTCGTCAACCCGGCGACCGTATTGCACGACATGATGGGCATCATAAAAAAGTATCGCGGCTGATGATTGATGCGAAAGTTCCTGCATATTTGAGAACGCAAATACCGATCATCGAAACGACGCATGGAGACATTTTAGCTGTAGGCACGTTGTATATTCAGCAACATTATCAAGATGTAATTAAGATTCAATTTATGGGAGATGACATACATGAAAAATGA
- a CDS encoding S1 domain-containing RNA-binding protein: MSIEVGSKLKGKVTGIKKFGAFVELPEGKSGLVHISEVADNYVENVEDHLTVGDEVEVKVLSIADDGKISLSIKKAKERPRKQKPAQKPEDFEKKLSNFLKDSEDRLTSIKRQTESRRGGRGSRR, translated from the coding sequence ATGTCAATCGAAGTAGGAAGTAAGTTAAAAGGTAAAGTCACTGGTATCAAAAAATTTGGTGCATTCGTGGAGTTGCCTGAAGGAAAAAGTGGGCTAGTTCATATTAGTGAAGTAGCAGACAACTATGTCGAAAATGTAGAAGACCATTTAACAGTCGGTGATGAAGTAGAAGTAAAAGTATTATCTATTGCAGATGATGGTAAAATTAGTTTATCTATTAAAAAAGCAAAAGAGCGCCCACGTAAGCAAAAACCGGCGCAAAAACCAGAAGACTTTGAGAAAAAGCTATCTAACTTTTTAAAGGATAGTGAAGACAGACTTACTTCTATTAAGCGTCAAACAGAATCAAGACGTGGCGGCAGAGGTTCACGTCGTTAA